The following are encoded together in the Strongyloides ratti genome assembly S_ratti_ED321, chromosome : 2 genome:
- a CDS encoding WD40 repeat and NACHT nucleoside triphosphatase domain and Quinoprotein amine dehydrogenase, beta chain-like domain and Quinonprotein alcohol dehydrogenase-like superfamily domain and WD40/YVTN repeat-like-containing domain and WD40-repeat-containing domain and P-loop containing nucleoside triphosphate hydrolase domain-containing protein — translation MSTTNVKKIKTVPKIITTPRKIVTPKKINTPRKIIKKKNNNLKGINHTAEQDLFLQNLEKSTQSCQQETFEEKEIQIIYDKVHKGIFDNIPAPTSKIVRVFTSSTFTDTSLERNMLMEEVYPNLKKYCREIHGLEFQVVDMRWGIRDEATDDHMTTKLCINEIKNCQKISLGPNFVVFLCQKYGYRPIPSEILSTEFEILKKTLKERQEDVSILDVWYIEDLNAVPSHFTLQPISSILVNFNNKRIPKLQEQDSKAWWNIEAKMQSLLRKGARICYERGNFNYEEMHNYFMSVTEREVINGILKADNPNDHCLCYIRTIKNINISLPNTASKFIDIIHNEVNTEAQTLLASLRDEQVTVKLSTNNIRRSTVEWIGREGLDTKFHSEYLKEFCDDFYSRITGMVKKAVQLHSKYKNPLFVEILQHLHNGLSDSLMFYGRDEELENSKKYILSDNCYPLIFKGDNGCGKTSLLAKIATEIKNWFQPTNKKPIIILRFLGTSACSSSISPLLTSICDQIAYNYNKNLIGQSPTEPSILFQHFKKMMSLATNDSPLIFILDSLDLLSKLDGAHELLWFPTFLPSNVKLIVSLNNGPSIIEESIMRMVEIDSQYVNVPPLGVKLGLKVIEKWLESIGRTLTKRQWEIVRNALQYCSLPLFVKLIYATIARWKSHSRPQDTTLFKSVQSSIHALFDRTESQHGKLLVSHALSYISAARSGLSDSELEDLISLDDKVLDDIYQYHLPPIRRIPPLLWSRIRADLPGYLSERAADDIIVLNWYHEQFRSAAMERYFKNLNHLQQTHSSMADYFLGIYGGGVQKAFQFTDLQKQRFGLFEKEGLADRKVPLQPNVFYDKEGKIKRYNNRKLNELPYHLLKSSRFQDLMNICLFNFDFLQAKVASFPLQAVIADYEDAITKFKANINEENRELIRQLALVADALRLSASLISRHPYMLSFELLGRLLPLVPNNQYINNLLIGCDLESTKFNCFLPVHHSFHSPGGPLKYSLEEHPFAVFGLDIITNRKMLVSASNQIIVWDTETGDLARTINPNIEGIFFGISTSYDGKYIAAYTNNNQVVIMGLMTGEYIIIEPEKINKQMDILKIQFYGTEHNNLLIWNNSQYQILDIDGHCLKIKQIERFDDCKLLNMFYQNEQNNAFIFWSGDKDDWEIKLCSKINNNKIEEFQITSALVFFDNKFTNGACCIQKVDTTDKNFNTDCDYMIVYIKLSNDNNKYIIDGVIEDNLEDRPNDIVYWSRPNKKVNGMQLDWICIIMIDGFILHQKYFDKSNVYLKLPSGIRNIPVKPMHTTSVMTFTSNDSIFVAAVRNSLYVWKMDTSTLIRTIDAHFGRILNLKQMIVHSQNLIISSSLDRTIKIWNMENIFEKSFYIFNMDQPVEKIHIASQKGNIAIAQTRKYVGVWDIRNHRFITSLVTNPTGAVVTHSLISSDGKIVVSIENDNLLIWEMKTQSVKNRTHVNQVFQILFFYYESMIGVISKHLDTSEQKIARILVYKIDDLSLHYTYEWNCRNFKNVVIFKDEKKFALISLSKGYDLIQIVDVFEGVVKSKFKPKYTKKMQRDIVVYDIETLKSNNNLLIVMENDSKGTIWNWKTKKIIRLLPQYSNISTLDGKLGLYAPNKGSLAIIDMKTGNILRTLIGNVQEGVNDIFACFSSSGQHVLYYHTGHKNLRCYRVSDGKLIGILKPHAKIVDIKSDIKGEQIVIGGLDGSVLVAVICDDFVYPGIRKTLVSLPSRKHLLNHLGLTVEPSSDDIYLNISNLGALSIAAAKFKRGISTQKHKGSAVCSIQ, via the exons atgTCAACTactaatgttaaaaaaatcaaaactgtaccaaaaataattacaacaccaagaaaaattgttacaccaaaaaaaattaatacacctagaaaaataattaagaaaaaaaataataatttaaaaggaATTAATCATACAGCAGAACaggatttatttttacaaaatctTGAAAAATCAACTCAATCTTGTCAACAGGAGACatttgaagaaaaagaaatacaaattatttatgataaagtTCATAAAGgtatatttgataatatacCAGCACCAACATCAAAAATTGTTAGAGTTTTTACTAGTAGTACTTTTACAGATACAAGTTTGGAAAGAAATATGTTAATGGAGGAAGTTTATcctaatttaaaaaaatattgtcgTGAGATACATGGTCTTGAATTTCAG gtTGTTGATATGAGATGGGGAATAAGAGATGAAGCAACAGATGATCATATGACAACaaaattatgtataaatgagataaaaaattgtcaaaaaatttctttaggACCAAATTTTGTTGTATTTTTATGTCAAAAATATGGATATCGACCTATACCATCAGAAATATTATCAACagaatttgaaatattaaaaaaaacattaaaagaaaGGCAAGAAGATGTATCAATATTAGATGTATGGTATATAGAAGATCTTAATGCTGTACCATCACATTTTACCCTTCAACCAATAAGTTCAATATtggtaaattttaataataaacgTATACCAAAATTACAAGAACAAGATTCTAAAGCATGGTGGAATATAGAAGCAAAAATGCAATCATTACTTAGAAAAGGTGCAAGAATATGTTATGAAAGAGGAAATTTTAACTATGAAGAAAtgcataattattttatgtctGTTACAGAGAGAGAAGTAATTAATGGTATATTGAAGGCAGATAATCCTAATGATCATTGTCTTTGTTATATTagaacaataaaaaatattaatatttcattaccAAATACTGcttcaaaatttattgatattatacATAATGAGGTAAATACTGAAGCACAAACATTATTAGCTTCATTAAGAGATGAACAAGTTACTGTAAAATTAtctacaaataatattagaaGGAGTACTGTTGAATGGATTGGAAGAGAAGGTTTAGATACTAAATTTCATtcagaatatttaaaagaattttgtGATGATTTTTATAGTAGAATAACGGGAATGGTAAAGAAGGCTGTTCAACTTCattctaaatataaaaatccTTTATTTGTTGAAATATTACAACATTTACATAATGGTTTATCAGATAGTTTAATGTTTTATGGAAGAGATGAAGAATTagaaaattcaaaaaaatatattttaagtgATAATTGTTAtccattaatatttaaaggtGATAATGGTTGTGGAAAGACATCTTTATTAGCAAAAATTGCAacagaaattaaaaattggtTTCAACcaacaaataaaaaacctattataatattacgATTTTTGGGAACAAGTGCTTGTAGTTCAAGTATATCACCATTATTAACTTCTATTTGTGATCAAATTgcatataattataataaaaatcttattGGACAATCACCTACAGAACcatcaattttatttcaacattttaaaaaaatgatgtcCTTAGCAACTAATGATTCtccattaatttttattttagattctttagatttattatcaaaattagaTGGTGCTCATGAATTATTATGGTTTCCAACATTTCTTCCATcaaatgtaaaattaattgtatcattaaataatggACCAAGTATTATTGAAGAAAGTATTATGAGAATGGTAGAAATTGATTCACAGTATGTTAATGTTCCACCTTTAGGTGTAAAATTAGGTTTAAAAGTTATAGAAAAATGGTTAGAATCTATTGGAAGAACATTAACAAAAAGACAATGGGAAATTGTTCGTAATGCTTTACAATATTGTAGTCTTCCATTATTTGTAAAACTTATATATGCAACAATAGCAAGATGGAAAAGTCATTCAAGACCACAAGAtacaacattatttaaatcgGTTCAAAGTAGTATTCATGCATTATTTGATCGTACAGAATCACAACATGGTAAATTATTAGTTTCACATGCTCTTTCATATATATCTGCTGCAAGGTCTGGTTTATCTGATTCTGAACTTGAAGATTTAATTTCACTTGATGATAAAGTTTTAGAtgatatttatcaatatcaTTTACCACCTATTAGAAGAATACCACCATTATTATGGTCACGTATTCGTGCAGATTTACCTGGTTATTTAAGTGAAAGAGCAGCTGATGATATTATAGTACTAAATTGGTACCATGAACAATTTCGTTCCGCTGCTATGGAgcgttattttaaaaatttaaatcatttacAACAAACTCATTCATCTATGGCTGACTACTTTCTTGGTATATATGGTGGTGGTGTCCAAAAAGCATTTCAATTTACAGATTTACAAAAACAAAGATTTGgtttatttgaaaaagaagGTTTAGCAGATAGAAAAGTACCCCTTCAACCAAAtgttttttatgataaagaaggaaaaataaaaagatataataatagaaaattaaatgaacttccttatcatttattaaaatcttcAAGATTTCAAgatttaatgaatatttgtttatttaattttgattttcttCAAGCAAAAGTTGCATCATTTCCCCTTCAGGCTGTTATAGCTGATTATGAAGATgcaataacaaaatttaaggCTAATATTAATGAAGAAAATCGTGAATTAATAAGACAACTGGCACTTGTTGCTGATGCATTAAGATTGTCAGCTAGTTTAATTAGTAGACATCCATATATGTTGTCATTTGAATTATTAGGAAGATTATTACCATTAGTACCAAATaatcaatatataaataatttacttaTTGGTTGTGATTTAGaatcaacaaaatttaattgtttccTTCCTGTTCATCATTCATTTCATTCACCTGGTGGaccattaaaatattctctTGAAGAACATCCTTTTGCTGTTTTTGGATTAgatattataacaaatagGAAGATGCTTGTATCAGCATCTAATCAAATTATTGTATGGGATACTGAAACTGGAGATCTTGCAAGAACAATCAATCCAAATATTGAAGgtattttttttggaatttctACCTCATATGATGGTAAATATATTGCTGcatatacaaataataatcaaGTGGTAATAATGGGTTTAATGACTGgtgaatatataattattgaaccagaaaaaataaataaacaaatggatatattaaaaattcaattttatgGAACAGaacataataatttattaatatggAATAATAGTCAATATCAAATACTTGATATTGATGGacattgtttaaaaataaaacaaattgaaCGTTTTGATGATtgtaaacttttaaatatgttttatcaaaatgaacaaaataatgcttttattttttggaGTGGAGATAAAGATGATTGGGAAATTAAACTTtgttcaaaaattaataataataaaattgaagaaTTTCAAATTACCTCAGCATTagttttttttgataataaatttacaaatgGTGCATGTTGTATACAAAAAGTTGATACaactgataaaaattttaatacagATTGTGATTACATGATTGTATATATCAAATTatctaatgataataataaatatataattgatgGTGTTATTGAAGATAATTTAGAAGATCGACCAAATGATATAGTTTATTGGTCTAGaccaaataaaaaagttaatggTATGCAACTAGATTGGATTTGTATTATAATGATCGATGGATTTATTTtacatcaaaaatattttgataagtcaaatgtttatttaaaattgccATCAGGTATACGAAATATTCCCGTAAAACCAATGCACACAACATCTGTAATGACTTTTACATCAAATGATAGTATTTTTGTGGCTGCTGTAAGGAATTCATTATATGTATGGAAAATGGATACATCAACTTTAATAAGAACAATAGATGCTCATTTTGGAAGAATATTAAACTTAAAACAAATGATTGTACATtcacaaaatttaattatatcatCCTCACTTGATagaacaataaaaatttggaatatggaaaatatttttgaaaaatcattttatatttttaatatggaTCAACCTGTTGAAAAAATTCATATTGCCTCACAAAAAGGTAATATTGCTATAGCACAAACTAGAAAATATGTTGGAGTTTGGGATATTAGAAATCATCGTTTTATAACATCATTAGTAACTAATCCAACTGGAGCAGTTGTTACACATTCTTTAATATCTAGTGATGGAAAAATTGTAGTTTCAATAGAAAATGATAATCTTCTTATTTGGGAAATGAAAACACAAAGTGTAAAAAATAGAACTCATGTAAATCAagtatttcaaattttatttttttattatgaaagTATGATTGGAGTAATATCTAAACATCTAGATACATCAGAACAAAAAATTGCCAGAATTttagtatataaaattgatgATTTATCATTACATTATACCTATGAATGGAATtgtagaaattttaaaaatgttgtcatttttaaagatgaaaaaaaatttgccTTAATAAGTTTATCAAAAGGTTATGATTTAATACAAATAGTTGATGTTTTTGAGGGTGTtgtaaaatcaaaatttaaaccaaaatatactaaaaaaatgcAAAGAGATATTGTTGTATATGATATAGAAacattaaaatcaaataataatttattaatagttaTGGAAAATGATTCAAAAGGAACAATTTGGAATTggaaaactaaaaaaattataaggCTATTACCTCAATATTCTAATATTTCAACATTAGATGGTAAACTTGGTTTGTATGCTCCAAATAAGGGAAGTTTAGCTATTATTGATATGAAAACAGGTAATATATTAAGAACATTAATTGGAAATGTTCAAGAAGGTGTCAATGACATTTTTGCATGTTTTTCTTCATCAGGACAACATGTCCTTTATTATCATACTggtcataaaaatttaagatgTTACAGAGTATCTGATGGCAAATTAATTGGTATATTAAAACCTCATGCAAAGATTGTTGATATCAAGTCTGATATTAAAGGTGAACAAATTGTAATTGGTGGATTAGATGGATCTGTTTTAGTTGCTGTTATTTGTGATGATTTTGTTTATCCAGGAATTCGAAAAACATTAGTATCTCTACCAAGtagaaaacatttattaaatcacCTAGGATTAACT gtTGAACCATCAAGTGATGATATATATCTTAATATATCTAATTTAGGTGCTTTATCAATAGCAGCTGCCAAATTTAAACGTGGTATATCAACACAAAAACATAAAGGATCAGCGGTATGTtcaatacaataa